CTATATGGTAGAGGAGATCCTGGAGCTCCACATCCACCGGCTTCATTACCTCAGCAGCATCTGGAATATTCTGGACCTGGTTGTTATCATGGTGAGAGGCAGATATCCTATACTTGGGACATATTAGAAAGAGGAAGGGGATTCACCTAAATAGGGGCTCCAAGGTCTTCCTTTTGGAGTCTCGAGCCCTTCTTATGACTTCTGATCAAATCATTGTGTTAAAGCTCCCAAACCCAGAGCACCGCCTTTTCTTTACATACTTGCTATTCTGTTTCTCTTCCGTCTTTTGCCTTTATGACCTGTCCCTTTGAAACTCctaccttttctcttctcttctaataAAATATTCTGCCTCTTTATCTTCATGTTCTTCCTTATTAATAGGACACATTAGCTTCTCAACCAAGGCTAGGAAGtggtggaagaaataaaattccttgGCTCCAATTATCCATGGTACTTTACAATCTACATATTTACCACTGCTTCCAAAGCCTTCTCGGGATTTAAGACGTCCCCTAATCATCCTATTCAGTTCCATTTGAACCTGAGATAGTCAACAACTCagaaaggaaggattttttttttcctcacctgaTTTACCTACCCCAGCTCTCCCCTTGGACCTTACCATTGAGCTTCTCTTGAGATCCTGACTTTTCTTGACACCTCTGACCTCTCTGATGACAGCTCTCCATTGTGGCTGTGGGCTTCCACATATTCAGAACCCTTGAGGTGAATCGGCTGATGGGGAAGCTCCTGCAGCAGCCAAACATGTATGCTGACTTTGAGTTCCTCGCCTTCTGGCAGACACAGTACAACAACATGAATGCCGTGAACCTCTTCTTTGCCTGGATCAAGGTACCttgggacccccacccccagcaacacCTCAGGGCCCTCATTCTCCCTTCCTCAGTACTTGTCTCATTTTCCTTGTCTGGTTTTCTGGTTTGCCAACTCCTGTGACCTTTATAGCCCGTGGAGTGGACTATTcaaagcttttctcttttcttccttcactgCTTGGTTCGACATGGCCTTTCCAGATATTCAAGTACATCAGCTTCAACAAAACCATGACTCAGCTCTCCTCCACACTGGCCCGCTGTGCCAAGGACATCCTGGGATTTGCCGTCATGTTCTTCATCGTTTTCTTTGCCTATGCTCAACTCGGCTACCTGCTTTTTGGAACCCAAGTGGAAAACTTTAGCACTTTCAtcaagtgcatgtgtgtgtcttgCCCTTTTCACTCCTCCTGGGCCCCTCACCCTCCAGTTCTGTGGGTGTGCGTATCCTTGGGGAGGCTGGGTGTACATGTGCAGGCATGTCTGTGCTTAAAGCATCTGTGTGAGAATCTCCAGAAGTCCTGGTGTGTATGCTCAAGTATCTCTGtacctcactctttctctcaggTTGGAAATATAATGAGTCTGAGTTCACCGAAGAGTGGTAGTTAGGAAAGTGTGTTGGGGGTGTGAATAGGGGTCAGGGCTGTGGTTAGGCTCTGGGTGAAGCCCTGACCCTGGTCTCTCAGTTTCACTCAGTTCCGGATCATCCTTGGGGACTTTGACTACAACGCTATTGACAATGCCAACCGCATCCTGGGACCTGCCTACTTTGTCACTTatgtcttctttgtcttcttcgTGCTCCTGGTGAGGGTCCCTCTGAGGGGTGGGAATTGGGACCCTGAGGGGTGGAGACATAAAGGACCTGTAGAGTGAGGTTTTAgcgcccccccccaaccccatgcTCTATACTCAGGATTAAAATGGGTATCTCCAGTCAGGGGTAGAGAATCAGGTGGGGAAGCTCTGGCTCTCCCAAGAGCTGGCTAATGTGCTCAGTGTGTCCAGCACGTCAGGCAGTTTGCAGAGTATAAGGGAATCTGCAGACTCCCTCAGTATAATGAAACCTTTATTCTCCaaggatggaaagggagagaaaagtgcCCTATGAAGAAAAGTGGTTGAATCTAGAAGCTTCTATATCTATTCTCCTCTTCCTCAAGGGATCTCTAGCTATTTATATCAGCATTgctttatattctctttctctgtgccaacTATGAAAGATCTGggcttaatttttattaacaaagcCAGCAGGTTTCTTTATTTGATCATGGTTAGAGATAGATGGGTTAGATTGGGATTAGATGGTAAAGACAGCAAAACTGTACTCTCAGTGATTGGTAGGCTCTTATATAGAGGTTAACCCTGCCATATGATGGGGTACCTTTGTAGTCAGGTTACTACAAAGCAACTGAGTGAAGATAGCAGGAGCTTGATCCATCCCTAACAGGGGATTGTGCTGAACAAGGGCTTGGGGACTCTGAGATGTGGGGGGTTAGTGGGCTGCAGAGTTGAGATTGAAAACATTGGCTCCTTTAGAATATGTATCTGGGACATTAACAAGGTTAGTGGGCTCAATTATGTTAGGTATGTGGGTGAGGACCCGGGTCCCCACTTTATCTTCAGAACATGTTCCTGGCCATCATCAATGACACATACTCAGAGGTCAAAGAAGAGTTGGCTGGACAGAAAGATGAGCTGCAACTTTCTGATCTCCTGAAACAGGTAACCACTCAGTCTCCTTGAGCCACACATCTGCATTAGTACCCAAGCCCAAGGCCTGGTCTGTTCCGACTGGTATAAGGACCTGTGCCTTTGTGTGGCTTTGACTTATCCCTGGAAGCCTGGCATCCGGTGATGGAGGCATGGGCAAGGAAGGCTGTGGGAACTGGTAcctgtttccttttcccttccaggGCTACAACAAGACCCTACTGAGGCTGCGTTTGAGGAAGGAGCGGGTTTCAGATGTACAGAAGGTCCTGCAGGGTGGGGAACAAGAGATCCAATTTGAAGACTTCACCAACACCTTGAGGGAGTGAGCAACCAGAGATCCAATCTTCTCTGACATTGATCTATAATAAGTCTTTGACCCTCAACCATATACCCTTTGCCTTAAAACTTCCGATCTTGGCCTATGGGCCTCTGACCTTGGTTTTGGCCTTTGACTTTGGCCTACAGAGCTCTGATTCTGACCATCAGAATTGTGCCCTTGGTTTAAAGGTCTCCAGCCACGTTCTATAACTTCCTGGACCTTGTTGAACAACTCTTGGAACTACTGTAATAATATAATTCCCTAATTATTACATACATTTCTCATTACCACAAAGCTCTGTAGTTGGTTCTATGCTCCCCTACAAACATGGACCTATTCTCTTAGCCTCCCTGTTTCCCAGTCAAACATATTAACAcacactgaaaaaatatattgtgaggggatccctgggtggcgcagcggtttggcgcttgcctttggcccagggcgcgatcctggagacccgggatcgaatcccacatcaggctcccggtgcatggagcctgcttctccctccgcctgtgtctctgcctctctcaatctctctctctgtgactatcataaataaataaaaaattaaaaaaatatatattgtgagCACTAGCTGTGAGCCAGGCACTGAGTAGGGCACACAATTAAATAAGACAAAGTCTTCGTCCTCCAGGAGCTCACACACATGTAAGCAAATAAACTGAATCACAGAACAAGTTCAACAACCGAATTGACTAAAAGATACAGAGCACAAAGTAAAAAGAGTATTCAGTTCAATTTTTGAGCTtaagggaaggcttcctggaagaagtgatGTATGAATACCTACAGGAGGATAAGTACCCTACATGTAGACAAGCAGGGGAAGTCCATTCCAAGAGATAAAAGTGTTAAGTTGAGCAACATGTAGGGTACATGTTAGCTAAGCATTGCTAAGGTATCAAATAAAAGTGGAGCATAGCAGGAGATGAGACCAGAGGAATGAAGAAGGGCAACATTGGGAAAGACCTTGTATACCACCAATCTATCCTAAGAATAGGGTTCCCACGAGAGATTTTAAGCAGAGAATGGGTGTATTTAGACTTGCACCTTGGAAAGCTTAATTACTCTAGTAGCATTATAGAGGATGAATTTCAGGGGTAGGGAGTGAAGGGTGGGATTGGGGGGATGGAGTATTTAGGGCAAAGAAATTTTGCAATAATTCCTATAGAACACTGGAGGGCCTACAACTATTTATCAGGACTAAGAGAAGGAAGACATAGATTCAAACAATTTCTTGGGAGTAAAATTGCTAAACTTTGGAGATCCTGGCCTTCCCACGTAGTCTCATTCTTCCCCAGAGAGCAAGAGTCATGAAGTCTGAAAAAAAGCAGGGAGTCTATAATTGAGAGATCACAGTCACAAAAGGTCAGAAGTCATTTcctcatactgttttccccagACTTGGGCACGCAGAGCATGAGATCACTGAGCTCACAGCCGCCTTCACCAGGTTTGATCAAGATGGAAATCACATCCTGGACAAAAAAGAGCAGGAACAAATGCAACAGGACCTGGAGGAAAAGAGGGTGAGCCCAGTTGGCTGATGCAGAGGCAGTGAAAGAAAACCACTCATTCTCCCTTCCCTGCCAACACACCCAGAACACAAATCCAAACTGAAAATCCTTCAATAGAGGGGCAGGAAAGAACTCTCTAGAATAGTGATTCTCAAACTGCTGCATATTAGAATACCCCagtggggtaggggtggagagGCAAATAATCCTCATACTCAGGTCTGTCTACACTCTAGACATAATCTCTGGGGGAGTGAGAGACTCAGACATCAGTACTTTTAAAAACTCCCCAAGTGATTCCAATGCATAGCCaaggttgaaaaccactgctctaaaACATAGTCTTgggtgggtggggcgggggggaggatcAATTATCCAAGAATCCCTGACAATTCTGAGGACTTACTTTCTCCTTGGGATTTTCAAACTTGGATCCTTAGCTATACTTGCTGTGCCTGCTTCATCCCTATCTAGTATAGACCCAAAAATCAAGGGCAGGAGGGAAAGTGGCAGGAATTCTGGTAGTGTTCTTCCTTTCCCAAACTGAGTTGGCTTCTAGTGAGGGTCTCATTAATCAAGGCTTCCAAGAGctcatgttttgtttctgtggAAGGTGATTCCCTCCCAGAGGTTGGTCCAGCTTTGTGTCCAGCACTACTACACTGATCCTATTGTCTCTAGAGattcagagagaaagggaatagaATGAATTGGAGCCTAAGGGCCTGGTCCTGAGAGTCCATGAGAGCAGGTGATGAAATAGCTGATTACTTCTCAGAGTCATCTTCTCCTCTCTGACTTCCTAATCAGGTGGCCCTCAATGCAGAGATTGAGAACCTAGGACAATCCATTGTGAGTAGCTCACCAGGCGAGTTGGGTCCAGAGGCTACCAGAGCAGATGGCTGGGTTTCCGGAGAAGAATTCTACACGTATGTGCAGCAGGGCCGAGTGTGTTTGTAATGTCCTATGTTGAGCTTCTTTCCATAAGCTTCTAATTTTCTGTCCTAGCCCAGGGAGAACCTGTGTTCCCCCCCTCCTTTATTCTCCCTACAAGGCTGGGCCTTCCTTGCTCCCATCCAGACTCAGACCATAATGTCTCCCCTGCCCCTATAGATGTTTAGCCCCATGATGCATATTTTTGCtccctcagtctctctcaaatccTGCAGACTCACAAGGAGAGTTCTTCAGTTGGAGACTGTCTTGGAAGGAGTCATGTCCCAGGTAGATGCTGTGGGCTCAAAGCTAGAGATGCTGGAAAGGAAGGAGCAGCTAGCTTCCTCCCCAGGCATGGTGAGTGGCCCTTCACTTGAGTCCTCTTGGTTTCCCACATTTGAACCCTACCATCTGTTCTACTCAGTGAATGGAggcaaaacatttttgaaatagcCTGTTTTCAGGCTCCTGCAGAACATGTTCCTAGTAGTCACTATATCAGTGGAGGTAAGGAGTGGAGGGAAGATCTGAGGTTGATTGCTCTGGCCTGAGGGCTGCTGTGGCCTCCAGGAGATGGTCTGAGGTTGAAGAATCAGATCCAGATTTTCTAGATAAAAGGAAGTAGAGTGGGACCCAAATTCTTCCTTCAAATAACCTGTCCCTTTTTCTTCCAACAGGGGGATCAAGGCATTTGGGAGCATCTACAGCCAACCTCACCTGTGACTCCAGACCCCTGGGGAGTCCAGGGTGGGCAGgagagtggtgggggagggattCTAAAGCATCAGATAGCTGGCTCCTCTCTCATTGCCTCCATAGAGAACTCCTCAGGACATGCCCTCCACTTCTAGGGCAGCAGATCCCTCCACTGCTACTGCTGAGTCCCACCTGGGTCCAGCCTTTTGAACCAATGTTTCTGTGTGTCGCTTGCATCATGCTTAGGCTTGTGACTCCATGTTTCTGTGGTAGCCATGTAGCTCTGCGTAGCTCTTTGAAATAACATTTCACCCTGGGCCTCTTACTCCCTGTGCTCCTAGCTCTgctgtgatgaaaaaaaaatcatttgcaaaCAGAATAAAGGAAGGCAGGGTTATGTTCCCTAAGCACCTGGCACCCAGATAACCATGATTTGTGAAAAAAGTAGAAGCCAAGAGAGCAGCATTATCTAAATGTCTTCCAATTTGCCAGTAAATCTTTATCCTTTGTGCATCTAGAGATCTGCTGCTAGCAGCCATGGAATTCTTGTCTTCGCCATAGAGTTTCCAggtggaagagaaggggaagcCTTGGAGGAGATGAGACTTTCTCACATTGGAGATTACAGTGTTGCAGAGGAGTTGGGAGTGAGTGACCTCTCCATCCAGGGCAAAGACCATGAAGGCTCAGTTGAGAAGCCTGCTCCCGACATTTCACTAAACCCTGGGAACTGCGAGAGCTGTAAACAGGCACGTAGATGGAACCTGAGAAGAATCAGACAAAGAAATGACTCCAGGATTCTGAGATCTTTGGAATAAAATGTGGTGGGCTCTGACCCTATTTTTGCAAGGGATAATATGGGTTTCTCTGGTGACtatcaataaaaatcattagaaaaatcaGGACCTTTGCGTTTTGCTTCTGGGATGGTACGAGGAAGAAGGCTGGAGCTATGAACCATTCTTGTACTTGGGCTGGAGTACTCATCCTTGCTGGAAGGTGCAGAGTGGGGGCAGTGACAATGCGAAGGAGCTGGGCTGCCTGAGAAGTTCTGAAATAAGAACTTCTGACTTTTAGGAGTGATTTGAAATGGTGAGCATTATGACTGTACCATTTAAAGAGTGGAGACAGTGACCTTGGGAGACCTGGTCCTCAGGATGAAGAGAGTAAGGTAGCCCTTAGGCTACCATGTGGGgtagctggtgtgtgtgtgtgtgtgtgtggtgtaggGTGTGGGAGGTAAGAACGCGAGATGAAAAATAACTAGGAATCTACACCAAAATTTTGGGTATATAGGTCTGCATCCCAAGACTCACTATAtgtccttcttcccttcccctgtgatctTTACCTCTTTCTCATTTTGCACCTTGATCCCCAGTTGCTTTTTCTCATCCATTCCCTTCTCCCACCCTTTTCACCATCCCGTCATGTACACTGTATACACCTAGGAGACTTGTGAAACAGCTAAACCCAATCAAGATAACGAGAGTGTATCCTCAGCTGTAAAAAGTTACAAAGCGTTCTTCCAGAAAGGCTGTATCAGCTGAAGAGAAGTAGGTGCCAACCTGCAGTTTCAGAAAGGggctggggatccccgggtggctcagcggtttagcgcctgcctctggcccagggcgtgatgcaggagacccgagatggagtcggcatcgggctccctgcatggggcctgcttctccttctgcctgtgtctctgcccctctctccctccctctctctttctctctctgtgtctctcatgaatgataaataaaatcttaaaagaaaaaggggcAAATGAGTTGTTTAACCAAGACGCTGAAGGACCAGTATTTCGGCTCAGGAATCAATGACTGAAGGTTTCCCAAGGGAAGGATGAGTCTGCCTTCAAAAGCGTGGATTTCCTGAGCAGTCTTTGGCGACGAATACAGGCCCGGGTGGGGGCGTCTCTCGGGAGAGGGTAACTTGGCCCTGTGGCTTTGAGCAGGCCACCTGAGCTCAACCAGCCCCAGACAGGTAGGTCACCGGGTTTTACTAGACTAGTGACAGGGATGAGCGCAATGTCAGTTCCAGACGTCGCGACTCTTGGCAACGGATGGACTCATTATAGCTTATTTTAGCCTCAATTTCAGCGTCACGCTTACTCTTTGTTATTACTCCTCCCGAGCCGCACAGCTCAGCGGGGAGACGGAGTATCTCGGGGCTGTGAGCCcggcgcggggagggcggcggcggggcggggcggggcggggcggggcggggcacgCGCGGCGCGCAGGCGCGGGCAGCCCAACTACCGGAAGCAGCGCGGGGCCCggcatggcggcggcggcggcggccgagggtGTCCCCTCGACCCAGAGAGAGGAGCCGGTTCGAGGTACGCAGAGTAGATGGGCATGAAGTGCCCAGCAGGAGGCCGGGGGCTCACCTGGCCGGAGCGAGCAGGTCGGAGGGGCGCACCTGAGCGGGCGACTGAGGTGATTTGGCCACGGGATCGGGCTTGAGCCAAGGGCGAGTGCAAGGGAACGGAGTTGGTGTGTCAGGTGGGGCAAGGACGAAGTGAGGGTCTTGAAATTATGGCACGTGGAGAATGGGGCCGACGTGATCGAATGAGGACACGGGAGGCGGTGTGGGGAGAGGATGCCGTGGCTGGATTAGGACCCGGTGCAGGGCCCGACCCTTACTCGTTCTCCTTTGATTCAGACGATGCCGCCGTGGAGACAGCTGAGGAAGCAAAGGAGCCGGCTGAGGCTGACATCACTGAGCTCTGCCGGGACATGTTCTCCAAAATGGCAACTTACCTGACTGGAGAACTGACGGGTGAGGCGAGGTGTGGGCTGACTGGGGTGCTGCCCTGCGCCGCTCGCTCCAGCGGCACTTGGGCTCTGGGAGCTGTGCGCTGCCTTAGCCGCATCGGTCTGTGGCTCCCTCCGCAACACTCCGCGTGCCCTGAAAGATGCCTGTTGGAAGTTTGGGAAGGTCGtgaatgggaaagagaaaggtCCATTCCTTCCTTGGAGAAATTCTCTAGCTAGtttcagaaatacataaaaatacctAATACAACTCTGTAAGCCTCAGTAGTGTACACTaagtataagaagaaaaaaagattaatcagTAAGTGCTTCCTCGGAGGAGGTGTATTTTGAGCAGGATTGTGAAGGCAATGATTGAGAAGGGGGAAAGAAGTGAGGTGGTACAAGCAAGCAGTTTGTTCCCTTAAAGCAGATGTATTTAGTATCGCAAAGAGAAACGAAATTGGGGAATAGAGAGTGACCTGCAGATTTAGGGATCCACTAGGTTGGTCTGAGGACTTGGTGACTCACACTTTGGGACGTGATTAATTTTGGGTTCCTTATGGATTTCCAGGTGGACACATGACCTGTGTGTAGAGACAGGTCCAAAAAGTGAAGTCTGGTTCTGTGTGGCCTCACCTAAGCATTGTTTCACTTCCCCAGGAAATTGCTGTGAGCTAAATTTGGGAaccaaaattaatgacaaaagGCTTGATGCAAAATGGGAGAGCTTGTTAGGTTCTATTGGTCTGATCAGTTTTTTAGTTCTTTCTGAGGAAGAGAAACCAAGTAACAAAATCTAGATTTTtggcttctctttaaaaattccaGAGATTTGACAATACTACTTGCGCATTCTTGTGATGCTGTGATTAACTAGAGCTGAGCAGCTGTCTTCTCTAAGTAGACACAATGCAATATGTCCCACcacccttccccactcccccaccccctttacTGGCACCTGGTCAGTTGCCATTTACCACTCTTCTTATAACGTTTTTTTTAGTAGTGGTAGAGAAACAATTTTCTGTACCAATATATCCGTCAAAATTGGTAAACAAAAGAAATGGGAGAGAACATATTTCTTTGTGGAAGTGACTAATCTTATGTGTTTAATACACAAACAACTGGcttgtttctttcatttacatGATCTTACTGGTTCCTAGGTATTAGGGTGTGACCCTAGGTTTTTTAAGAGAGACTAATTGGCTAGTAGTGACAGTATGGATATGGAGGAGAGACCTCAGACACATAAGCAAGATTTCAGATAAAAAGTAATGATGATGGTCAGTGACAGGATAATGATGGtaaaaggaatggaaaggaaagcaTGAGTGCAAGAATATCACAGAAATGATAAGAGGGAGATCACACTGTCAGGTATATGGAGAGGTTCAGAAGAATAATAACAGAAAATGCTGTGGATTGATTGCTTTGGAGACCGATGACCTTGGAGCACGTAATTTCCTTAGatggtgggggcagaggccaggTTGCAAGGATTTACATGAGTGAATGTTGAAGAAGAGGAAGCAGTGAGTATGAGCTACTCTTTCAAAAAGGTTAGCAGTGAAGCTCCTTTGTTTTACTAAGGAAATGATGTCGGTGTAGCAGAGAGAATGCTTTTGGGCTGGTGAGAAACCTGAATATATTTCTAGATAGGAAGCTGCCAGGATAGAGAATTTGGAAATGCCAGGGAAAAGAGGTGATTTAAGAGAGGCCCTAAAGAAGTGGAAGCAAGAGCATAAGAGAGGCTGTCTTGGCAAGAACAGGAGCACTCCTGTCACTTGGGAAGACAGAAAGGTACAGAGAAGTTTTGATGTGAGGCAGAAAGGTTGAGGCAGGTTATGTAAGTGGAATTTTCCACTTTTCAAGAAAACTGGAGAAGAAGCCATTTGCTTTGAATAGGGATGGGCAAGGGAACTGAGGATAATGAGAAGCAGGCACATGGTTTGGAAAAGTCAGTGCATAAAATGCAATATAGAATCACACAGTAATAATTGATTTACTAAGAAGTGGTGGGGTCCTAgttgattttatatatacttataatgCAATCCCTCAAATAACATGTTTTCATACCATAGGAAAACCAAGGCTATGTcacctcttttttcttaagacatgaatttattatttccctttttaaccAAGAGTCTGAAGTCATTGGATCTTAT
This portion of the Vulpes lagopus strain Blue_001 chromosome 2, ASM1834538v1, whole genome shotgun sequence genome encodes:
- the PKD2L1 gene encoding polycystic kidney disease 2-like 1 protein isoform X1 is translated as MDHSSSTDTQNGREWTAGDSGYLGCQPPTSFPMNVVESPEGQELQKMESGAWDNPAYSGPPSPHGTLKICTISSAMPPQPQIQKPEDGPQEKAYRTLVSSCCFQICRGIRGLWGTTLTENTAENRELYVKTTLRELLVYIVFLVDICLLTYGMTSSSAYYYTKVMSELFLHTPSDTGVSFQAISSMADFWDFAQGPLLDSLYWTKWYNNQSLGHGSHSFIYYENLLLGVPRLRQLRVRNDSCVVHEDFREDILSCYDVYSPDKEEQLPFGPLNGTAWTYHSQDELGGSSHWGRLTSYSGGGYYLDLPGSRQASAEALQDLQEGLWLDRGTRVVFIDFSVYNANINLFCVLRLVVEFPATGGAIPSWQIRTVKLIRYVSNWDFFIIGCEIIFCIFIVYYMVEEILELHIHRLHYLSSIWNILDLVVIMLSIVAVGFHIFRTLEVNRLMGKLLQQPNMYADFEFLAFWQTQYNNMNAVNLFFAWIKIFKYISFNKTMTQLSSTLARCAKDILGFAVMFFIVFFAYAQLGYLLFGTQVENFSTFIKCIFTQFRIILGDFDYNAIDNANRILGPAYFVTYVFFVFFVLLNMFLAIINDTYSEVKEELAGQKDELQLSDLLKQGYNKTLLRLRLRKERVSDVQKVLQGGEQEIQFEDFTNTLRELGHAEHEITELTAAFTRFDQDGNHILDKKEQEQMQQDLEEKRVALNAEIENLGQSIVSSSPGELGPEATRADGWVSGEEFYTLSQILQTHKESSSVGDCLGRSHVPGRCCGLKARDAGKEGAASFLPRHGGSRHLGASTANLTCDSRPLGSPGWAGEWWGRDSKASDSWLLSHCLHRELLRTCPPLLGQQIPPLLLLSPTWVQPFEPMFLCVACIMLRLVTPCFCGSHVALRSSLK
- the PKD2L1 gene encoding polycystic kidney disease 2-like 1 protein isoform X5, with product MDHSSSTDTQNGREWTAGDSGYLGCQPPTSFPMNVVESPEGQELQKMESGAWDNPAYSGPPSPHGTLKICTISSAMPPQPQIQKPEDGPQEKAYRTLVSSCCFQICRGIRGLWGTTLTENTAENRELYVKTTLRELLVYIVFLVDICLLTYGMTSSSAYYYTKVMSELFLHTPSDTGVSFQAISSMADFWDFAQGPLLDSLYWTKWYNNQSLGHGSHSFIYYENLLLGVPRLRQLRVRNDSCVVHEDFREDILSCYDVYSPDKEEQLPFGPLNGTALVVEFPATGGAIPSWQIRTVKLIRYVSNWDFFIIGCEIIFCIFIVYYMVEEILELHIHRLHYLSSIWNILDLVVIMLSIVAVGFHIFRTLEVNRLMGKLLQQPNMYADFEFLAFWQTQYNNMNAVNLFFAWIKIFKYISFNKTMTQLSSTLARCAKDILGFAVMFFIVFFAYAQLGYLLFGTQVENFSTFIKCIFTQFRIILGDFDYNAIDNANRILGPAYFVTYVFFVFFVLLNMFLAIINDTYSEVKEELAGQKDELQLSDLLKQGYNKTLLRLRLRKERVSDVQKVLQGGEQEIQFEDFTNTLRELGHAEHEITELTAAFTRFDQDGNHILDKKEQEQMQQDLEEKRVALNAEIENLGQSIVSSSPGELGPEATRADGWVSGEEFYTLSQILQTHKESSSVGDCLGRSHVPGRCCGLKARDAGKEGAASFLPRHGGSRHLGASTANLTCDSRPLGSPGWAGEWWGRDSKASDSWLLSHCLHRELLRTCPPLLGQQIPPLLLLSPTWVQPFEPMFLCVACIMLRLVTPCFCGSHVALRSSLK
- the PKD2L1 gene encoding polycystic kidney disease 2-like 1 protein isoform X6: MDHSSSTDTQNGREWTAGDSGYLGCQPPTSFPMNVVESPEGQELQKMESGAWDNPAYSGPPSPHGTLKICTISSAMPPQPQIQKPEDGPQEKAYRTLVSSCCFQICRGIRGLWGTTLTENTAENRELYVKTTLRELLVYIVFLVDICLLTYGMTSSSAYYYTKVMSELFLHTPSDTGVSFQAISSMADFWDFAQGPLLDSLYWTKWYNNQSLGHGSHSFIYYENLLLGVPRLRQLRVRNDSCVVHEDFREDILSCYDVYSPDKEEQLPFGPLNGTAWTYHSQDELGGSSHWGRLTSYSGGGYYLDLPGSRQASAEALQDLQEGLWLDRGTRVVFIDFSVYNANINLFCVLRLVVEFPATGGAIPSWQIRTVKLIRYVSNWDFFIIGCEIIFCIFIVYYMVEEILELHIHRLHYLSSIWNILDLVVIMLSIVAVGFHIFRTLEVNRLMGKLLQQPNMYADFEFLAFWQTQYNNMNAVNLFFAWIKIFKYISFNKTMTQLSSTLARCAKDILGFAVMFFIVFFAYAQLGYLLFGTQVENFSTFIKCIFTQFRIILGDFDYNAIDNANRILGPAYFVTYVFFVFFVLLNMFLAIINDTYSEVKEELAGQKDELQLSDLLKQGYNKTLLRLRLRKERVSDVQKVLQGGEQEIQFEDFTNTLRELGHAEHEITELTAAFTRFDQDGNHILDKKEQEQMQQDLEEKRVALNAEIENLGQSIVSSSPGELGPEATRADGWVSGEEFYTLTRRVLQLETVLEGVMSQVDAVGSKLEMLERKEQLASSPGMGDQGIWEHLQPTSPVTPDPWGVQEICC